The following proteins are co-located in the Microbacterium immunditiarum genome:
- a CDS encoding transporter substrate-binding domain-containing protein — protein MSTRTARTLLFTLAVGATAALSLAGCASTGGGSPSAAPSAPAGGDSAGVEFNQEIHDLLPADIRSAGTIQLGVTIGDPPYMDKVDGEYVGLIPDLADAVGTVMGVDFEYVEMPFPGLIPALQSERIQAVWTSMFDNADREQVIDMASYARASMGIIVQKGNPKGIEDLDDLCGTVAGTTKGTVQEATLVEQQKKCQDEGEPELTLKLYATQNDAYTQAQAGVLDSVMLTYTPMNYQAGLIEDGNAFDIIDWTSPAGYLAVGASNLQDGLAESINAALLQLAESGDYQRIMTEHGADADILDVDLLVVNGRTSGVLE, from the coding sequence ATGTCGACACGTACGGCACGAACCCTGCTTTTCACGCTGGCTGTCGGTGCGACCGCCGCCCTCTCCCTGGCGGGCTGCGCGAGCACCGGCGGTGGATCACCCTCGGCCGCTCCTTCGGCACCTGCGGGAGGCGACTCCGCCGGCGTCGAGTTCAACCAGGAGATCCACGATCTGCTCCCCGCCGACATACGGTCGGCCGGCACCATCCAGCTCGGCGTCACCATCGGCGACCCGCCGTACATGGACAAGGTCGACGGCGAGTACGTCGGCCTGATCCCCGATCTGGCCGATGCGGTCGGCACCGTGATGGGCGTCGACTTCGAGTACGTCGAGATGCCGTTCCCCGGACTCATTCCCGCGCTCCAGTCCGAGCGGATCCAGGCGGTCTGGACCTCGATGTTCGACAACGCGGACCGCGAACAGGTCATCGACATGGCGTCGTACGCACGGGCCAGCATGGGGATCATCGTCCAGAAGGGCAACCCGAAGGGAATCGAGGACCTCGACGACCTGTGCGGCACCGTCGCCGGGACGACCAAGGGCACGGTGCAGGAAGCCACGCTGGTGGAGCAGCAGAAGAAGTGCCAGGACGAAGGCGAGCCCGAGCTCACGCTGAAGCTGTACGCGACGCAGAACGATGCCTACACGCAGGCGCAGGCGGGGGTTCTGGACTCGGTGATGCTGACGTACACGCCGATGAACTACCAGGCGGGACTCATCGAGGACGGAAACGCCTTCGACATCATCGACTGGACGAGCCCGGCCGGATACCTCGCCGTCGGCGCCTCGAATCTGCAGGACGGCCTGGCCGAGTCGATCAACGCGGCATTGCTGCAACTCGCCGAGAGCGGCGACTACCAGCGGATCATGACCGAGCACGGCGCCGACGCCGACATCCTCGACGTGGATCTGCTCGTGGTCAACGGACGCACTTCGGGTGTGCTGGAGTAG
- a CDS encoding amino acid ABC transporter permease: MTDLATRDEANRLGAGPGEPAFVPLKSVPIRHWGQLIVATILILLVIAFIVALARNERLDWSVFWENLTAADVLHGLLVTIELTVVSMVGGIVLGILLAVARLSSNRVLQALSASYVWFFRGVPLLVQILVWGNFALLFPRLGIGIPFTDVMFVSVNTNAVLTTFAASCIALGLHEAAYMAEVVRGGIIGVDAGQREAASALGMGGGQTMRRIVLPQAMRIILPPTGNQLITLFKSSSLVTVIAGQDLMTVVTGIGATTYRVMEALFVGTFWYLVIVSVLMVGQRFLEKRAARGHER, encoded by the coding sequence ATGACAGACCTCGCGACTCGCGACGAAGCGAACCGGCTGGGTGCCGGTCCCGGCGAGCCGGCCTTCGTGCCGCTGAAGTCCGTGCCGATCCGGCACTGGGGGCAGCTGATCGTCGCGACGATCCTGATCCTCCTGGTGATCGCGTTCATCGTCGCCCTCGCCCGCAACGAGAGGCTCGATTGGAGCGTCTTCTGGGAGAACCTGACCGCGGCCGACGTGCTGCACGGCCTTCTCGTCACCATCGAGCTCACGGTGGTCAGCATGGTCGGCGGCATCGTGCTCGGCATCCTTCTCGCGGTCGCGAGGCTGTCGTCGAATCGCGTGCTGCAGGCGCTGAGCGCCTCCTATGTGTGGTTCTTCCGCGGCGTTCCGCTCCTGGTCCAGATCCTGGTGTGGGGCAACTTCGCGCTGCTGTTCCCCCGCCTGGGCATCGGCATCCCGTTCACGGACGTGATGTTCGTCTCGGTGAACACGAACGCTGTGCTGACGACGTTCGCCGCATCGTGCATCGCACTGGGTCTGCACGAGGCGGCCTATATGGCGGAGGTGGTCCGCGGCGGGATCATCGGAGTCGATGCGGGCCAGCGCGAGGCCGCCTCGGCCCTCGGCATGGGCGGCGGGCAGACGATGCGCCGCATCGTGCTCCCTCAGGCGATGCGGATCATCCTGCCCCCGACGGGCAACCAGCTCATCACCCTGTTCAAGTCCAGCTCGCTGGTCACCGTCATCGCCGGGCAGGATCTGATGACGGTCGTGACAGGCATCGGCGCGACGACGTACCGGGTGATGGAGGCGCTGTTCGTGGGCACGTTCTGGTATCTCGTGATCGTCTCGGTGCTGATGGTCGGGCAGCGGTTCCTCGAGAAGCGCGCGGCGAGGGGTCACGAACGATGA
- a CDS encoding amino acid ABC transporter ATP-binding protein — protein MSANAPVAGAARPMVDITGLHKLYGKNHVLRGIDLQVNAGEVTCIIGPSGSGKSTLLRCVNRLEAPDAGRVYVDGVLMGYRERDGKLYDLRPAEVARQRRPIGMVFQRFNLFQNKTAIENIIEAPMRVAGEPKDVARRRAVELLERVGLMEHCDHYPVQLSGGQQQRVAIARALAMQPKLMLFDEPTSALDPELVGEVLDVMRGLADSGMTMMVVTHEIGFAREVGDHVVFMADGQVVERGDARELLRNPRNSRTKQFLDAVLA, from the coding sequence ATGAGCGCGAACGCACCGGTCGCGGGGGCAGCCCGGCCGATGGTGGACATCACGGGTCTGCACAAGCTGTACGGGAAGAACCATGTCCTGCGCGGCATCGATCTGCAGGTGAATGCGGGCGAGGTCACGTGCATCATCGGGCCGTCGGGTTCAGGGAAGTCCACCCTGCTCCGATGCGTGAATCGGCTGGAGGCCCCCGATGCGGGCCGGGTCTACGTCGACGGTGTTCTGATGGGGTATCGGGAGCGGGACGGGAAGCTGTACGACCTGCGTCCGGCCGAGGTGGCGCGTCAGCGCAGGCCGATCGGAATGGTGTTCCAGCGGTTCAACCTGTTCCAGAACAAGACCGCGATCGAGAACATCATCGAGGCGCCGATGCGCGTGGCCGGCGAGCCGAAGGACGTCGCGCGGCGTCGCGCGGTCGAGCTGCTCGAGCGTGTCGGCCTCATGGAGCACTGCGATCACTACCCCGTCCAGCTGTCCGGCGGCCAGCAGCAGCGCGTCGCCATCGCGCGTGCACTCGCCATGCAGCCGAAGCTCATGCTGTTCGACGAGCCGACCTCCGCGCTCGATCCCGAACTCGTCGGAGAGGTCCTGGACGTGATGCGCGGGCTCGCCGACTCCGGCATGACGATGATGGTCGTGACCCACGAGATCGGCTTCGCCCGCGAAGTCGGCGACCACGTCGTCTTCATGGCCGACGGGCAGGTCGTCGAACGCGGTGACGCTCGTGAGCTCCTTCGCAACCCGCGGAACTCGCGAACGAAGCAGTTCCTCGACGCTGTCCTGGCATAG
- a CDS encoding DUF1932 domain-containing protein produces MTTIAILGLGEAGRLYATGLRDAGAVIRGYDPSLDLAGAGVAQVASVAEAVDGADVVLSLVGAPAAEEVARDALVTAGAQTVFADLNTAAPDVKRRIAAIAGKRRVPMADVAVLAPVPRAGHRTRLLASGDGARRFAERVTPLGVPVEVVAGEAGEAARLKLLRTVFMKGLATLILESVGAARAAGAEDWMRDQLAHELGPGGRDLVERLIDGTYRHAVRREIEVRDALEELAALAVPDDMTRATLAWFERIVAEGGSADS; encoded by the coding sequence ATGACGACGATCGCGATCCTGGGCCTCGGCGAGGCCGGACGACTGTACGCGACGGGGCTGCGCGACGCGGGTGCGGTGATCCGCGGGTACGACCCATCGCTCGACCTCGCCGGCGCGGGGGTCGCTCAGGTGGCATCCGTCGCCGAGGCCGTCGACGGCGCCGACGTCGTGCTGAGCCTCGTCGGCGCTCCGGCCGCCGAGGAGGTCGCGCGCGACGCGCTCGTGACGGCCGGCGCCCAGACCGTGTTCGCCGACCTCAACACGGCGGCACCCGACGTGAAGCGTCGCATCGCGGCGATCGCCGGCAAGCGGCGCGTGCCGATGGCGGATGTCGCGGTGCTCGCGCCCGTGCCGCGAGCAGGCCACCGAACCCGCCTCCTCGCGAGCGGCGACGGTGCACGGCGCTTCGCGGAGCGCGTGACGCCCCTGGGGGTCCCGGTCGAGGTGGTGGCGGGAGAGGCGGGGGAGGCGGCGCGACTGAAGCTGCTGCGGACGGTCTTCATGAAGGGGCTCGCGACGCTCATCCTCGAGAGCGTCGGCGCCGCGCGCGCGGCCGGAGCCGAGGACTGGATGCGCGACCAGCTCGCGCACGAGCTCGGCCCAGGCGGACGCGACCTCGTCGAGCGGCTCATCGACGGCACCTACCGCCACGCCGTGCGGCGCGAGATCGAGGTGCGCGACGCCCTCGAAGAGCTCGCGGCGCTCGCCGTGCCCGACGACATGACCCGCGCGACGCTCGCATGGTTCGAGCGCATCGTCGCCGAGGGCGGCAGCGCCGACTCCTGA
- a CDS encoding IclR family transcriptional regulator, which translates to MARGSAGESVLHKHLRVLDAFDALHPFRTLTEIADAAGLAISTAHRLVRELEREGLLERAPDRTYRLGVRLWEYASRTPGALGLRELARPWLGAVHSRVRQHAQLGVLSGRDVLFIERMSTRDAVVNATLIGGRIPLPVSSSGLVLLAHADPALVDEVVSAGWPRHTAHTIRDGRELRERLRHVRADGFAVASGHIYEESRGIAVPVMGPHGVVYAAMGVVVANDDAPIQPIVELLATAAAGITRDLERAYLPDGGPTEGRIRPLVSTSLRSLEYVLEHGVDGSGAPRGG; encoded by the coding sequence ATGGCGCGCGGATCGGCGGGCGAGTCGGTGCTGCACAAGCACCTGCGCGTGCTCGACGCGTTCGACGCGCTGCATCCGTTCCGCACGCTGACAGAGATCGCGGATGCGGCGGGCCTCGCGATCTCGACCGCGCACCGCCTCGTGCGCGAGCTCGAACGCGAGGGACTGCTCGAACGAGCGCCCGATCGGACGTACCGCCTCGGGGTGCGCCTGTGGGAGTACGCGTCGCGCACGCCGGGCGCGCTCGGGCTGCGCGAGCTCGCCCGCCCGTGGCTCGGCGCGGTGCACTCCCGCGTGCGCCAGCACGCGCAGCTCGGGGTTCTGAGCGGGCGGGATGTGCTGTTCATCGAGCGGATGTCGACGCGCGACGCCGTCGTCAACGCGACGCTCATCGGCGGGAGAATCCCGCTGCCCGTCTCGAGCAGCGGCCTCGTGCTGCTCGCGCACGCGGATCCCGCGCTCGTCGACGAGGTGGTCTCCGCGGGATGGCCCCGCCACACGGCGCACACGATCCGAGACGGCCGTGAGCTGCGCGAGAGACTGCGCCACGTGCGCGCCGACGGCTTCGCCGTCGCGTCGGGGCACATCTACGAGGAGTCGCGGGGGATCGCGGTGCCGGTCATGGGGCCCCACGGTGTCGTGTACGCGGCGATGGGCGTCGTGGTCGCGAACGACGACGCACCGATCCAGCCGATCGTGGAGCTGCTGGCCACGGCGGCGGCGGGAATCACGCGCGATCTCGAGCGGGCATACCTTCCCGACGGGGGTCCGACGGAGGGGCGCATCCGTCCTCTCGTCAGCACGTCGCTGCGCTCGCTCGAGTACGTGCTCGAGCACGGCGTCGACGGATCCGGCGCCCCGCGGGGCGGCTAG
- a CDS encoding aminomethyl transferase family protein, which yields MTTESLAQAIARVGSPVELLRNQDWPAFTFPVAPEFTNWRDEQRAWNTTVALMDQSHHMTQLFLHGADLIAMLSSISPNTFATFRPGVAKQLISVNKDGYLIGDGILFYNSEGPEGLVLIGHHLLIDWVRFNAEKAEAAGKDVHHRLEANSHMRQGPPTFYRYELQGPHANDVMEKVFGGPAPDIKFFHIGDVEIAGRPVRALRHGMAGQPGFEFYGPWEDNEAVLAAIMEADAEHGIRRVGAKAYSATPLESGWVPTPFPAIFDDDFAEYREWLPAARAGSIGGSLYSTDIHDFYMTPYDLGLGKSVRFDHDFHGREALEKHAGNQRRRKVTLLWNSEDVASVVRSQLEPGTPAKFLDFPKARYGLYQMDEVLKDGERVGISTDAGYIAYDQLYMSLATIDVVVPDGAEVEVVWGEDPISKKAAVDTNHRQVRIRATVAPAPYHEFARTVYRAKEYATA from the coding sequence ATGACTACCGAGTCACTCGCTCAGGCGATCGCCCGCGTCGGCAGCCCCGTGGAGCTGCTGCGGAACCAGGACTGGCCCGCGTTCACGTTCCCGGTCGCGCCCGAGTTCACGAACTGGCGCGACGAGCAGCGCGCGTGGAACACGACGGTCGCGCTCATGGACCAGTCGCACCACATGACCCAGCTGTTCCTGCACGGCGCGGACCTCATCGCGATGCTCTCGAGCATCTCGCCGAACACGTTCGCGACGTTCCGTCCGGGCGTCGCCAAGCAGCTCATCTCTGTCAACAAGGACGGGTACCTCATCGGGGACGGGATCCTGTTCTACAACTCCGAGGGCCCAGAGGGGCTCGTCCTCATCGGGCACCACCTGCTCATCGACTGGGTGCGGTTCAACGCCGAGAAAGCCGAGGCCGCCGGCAAGGACGTGCACCACCGCCTCGAGGCGAACTCGCACATGCGGCAGGGCCCGCCCACGTTCTACCGGTACGAGCTGCAGGGCCCGCACGCGAACGACGTGATGGAGAAGGTGTTCGGGGGCCCCGCGCCCGACATCAAGTTCTTCCATATCGGCGACGTCGAGATCGCCGGCCGCCCGGTCAGGGCGCTCCGCCACGGCATGGCGGGCCAGCCCGGATTCGAGTTCTACGGTCCGTGGGAGGACAACGAGGCCGTCCTCGCGGCGATCATGGAGGCCGATGCCGAGCACGGCATCCGTCGCGTGGGCGCGAAGGCGTACTCCGCGACCCCGCTCGAGTCCGGCTGGGTGCCGACGCCGTTCCCCGCGATCTTCGACGACGATTTCGCGGAGTACCGCGAGTGGCTGCCCGCCGCTCGGGCCGGTTCGATCGGCGGATCGCTGTACTCGACCGACATCCACGACTTCTACATGACCCCGTACGACCTGGGCCTGGGCAAGTCTGTGCGCTTCGACCACGACTTCCACGGTCGCGAGGCGCTCGAGAAGCACGCCGGGAACCAGCGCCGCCGCAAGGTCACGCTGCTGTGGAACTCGGAGGACGTGGCATCCGTCGTCCGCTCCCAGCTCGAGCCGGGCACGCCCGCGAAGTTCCTCGACTTCCCCAAGGCCCGCTACGGCCTGTACCAGATGGACGAAGTCCTGAAGGACGGAGAGCGCGTCGGCATCTCGACGGATGCCGGATACATCGCGTACGACCAGTTGTACATGTCGCTCGCGACGATCGACGTCGTCGTCCCCGATGGCGCCGAGGTCGAGGTGGTCTGGGGTGAGGACCCGATCTCGAAGAAGGCGGCCGTCGACACGAACCACCGGCAGGTCCGGATCCGCGCGACCGTCGCGCCGGCGCCCTACCACGAGTTCGCACGTACGGTGTACCGCGCGAAGGAGTACGCGACGGCCTGA
- a CDS encoding ABC transporter ATP-binding protein, with the protein MAARLTLRDVNLHFGGVKVLEDVGFEVEPGLVFGLVGPNGAGKTSLFNCISGHYRPSSGSIRIDDTEVLGSRPATLARHGLARTFQHPALQLRETVLENVMLGAHKRLPGGPVEWSLRLPRMTRTEKELRAEALELLERHGLLWAANLHADELSHGLHKGIELCRALLMRPKLLLLDEPAAGLPHSEVEQLIETVKRLRAEDDVTIVIVEHHMGLIAALTDRVVVLDHGRKLMEGTAAEAQSDPRVIEAYIGKDAADDAA; encoded by the coding sequence ATGGCCGCACGTCTGACCCTGCGCGACGTCAATCTGCACTTCGGCGGAGTCAAAGTGCTGGAAGACGTCGGCTTCGAGGTCGAGCCCGGGCTGGTGTTCGGGCTCGTCGGGCCCAACGGGGCCGGCAAGACCTCGCTTTTCAACTGCATCAGCGGGCATTACCGGCCGAGCTCCGGTTCGATCAGGATCGACGACACCGAGGTGCTCGGGTCGCGTCCGGCGACCCTCGCCCGCCATGGCCTGGCTCGCACGTTCCAGCACCCCGCGCTCCAGCTCCGCGAGACCGTGCTCGAGAACGTCATGCTTGGCGCGCACAAGCGACTGCCAGGCGGTCCCGTCGAGTGGTCTCTGCGGCTGCCCCGCATGACCCGCACCGAGAAGGAGCTGCGCGCCGAGGCCCTGGAGCTGCTCGAGCGCCACGGGCTCCTGTGGGCCGCGAACCTGCACGCCGACGAGCTGTCGCACGGCCTGCACAAGGGCATCGAGCTGTGCCGTGCGCTGCTCATGCGCCCGAAGCTCCTCCTGCTCGACGAGCCGGCCGCGGGTCTGCCCCACTCCGAGGTCGAGCAGCTCATCGAGACTGTCAAGCGCCTGCGCGCCGAGGACGACGTCACGATCGTGATCGTCGAGCACCACATGGGCCTCATCGCCGCCCTCACCGACCGCGTCGTCGTGCTCGACCACGGCCGCAAGCTCATGGAGGGCACGGCCGCCGAGGCGCAGTCCGATCCCCGCGTGATCGAGGCCTACATCGGGAAGGACGCGGCCGATGACGCTGCTTGA
- a CDS encoding ABC transporter ATP-binding protein, with protein sequence MTLLELKGVTASYGRVQVLEGISLTVPDGGAVGILGANGAGKTTTLRAISGMVRTGGTITFEGRSIRGFSPERVAALGIAHVPEGRGTLGGLTVRENLRVGAYLRKDRKQVAADMDYCLEIFPQLKNRIRSAGAALSGGEQQMLAIARAFMAKPRLLLLDEASLGLAPSTAKAVYEAIRRLRLESGIAMLIVEQNANLAFTLVDSATVLETGRNALTGTTAELKGMDEIRRAYLGG encoded by the coding sequence ATGACGCTGCTTGAGCTGAAGGGGGTCACCGCGTCGTACGGCCGGGTCCAGGTGCTCGAGGGCATCTCGCTCACCGTGCCCGACGGCGGCGCGGTCGGGATCCTCGGAGCCAACGGCGCCGGCAAGACGACGACGCTGCGCGCGATCAGCGGCATGGTGCGCACGGGCGGCACGATCACGTTCGAGGGCCGCAGCATCCGCGGATTCTCGCCCGAGCGCGTCGCCGCGCTCGGCATCGCACACGTCCCCGAGGGCCGTGGAACGCTCGGCGGCCTCACCGTGCGCGAGAACCTGCGCGTGGGCGCGTACCTGCGCAAGGACCGCAAGCAGGTCGCGGCCGACATGGACTACTGCCTCGAGATCTTCCCGCAGCTGAAGAACCGCATCCGCTCCGCCGGCGCCGCGCTGTCGGGCGGCGAGCAGCAGATGCTCGCGATCGCCCGCGCGTTCATGGCCAAACCCCGGCTGCTGCTGCTCGACGAGGCCTCGCTCGGCCTCGCCCCCAGCACCGCGAAGGCGGTGTACGAGGCCATCCGGCGTCTTCGCCTCGAATCGGGCATCGCGATGCTCATCGTCGAGCAGAACGCGAACCTCGCCTTCACCCTCGTCGACTCGGCGACCGTCCTCGAGACCGGTCGCAACGCGCTGACGGGGACCACCGCCGAGCTCAAGGGCATGGACGAGATCCGTCGTGCCTACCTGGGAGGCTGA
- a CDS encoding branched-chain amino acid ABC transporter permease yields MGTFIQLVVDGLSTGSIYAALALAIVLVNQSTGLINFAQGGLAVLSAYIAYVFVQWNVPLIVAILIAVGISFVIGGIIERLLIRRFEGGDPDTAVVVTIGLLTLVTGICAFIWGYNNRQFPSLFPLGGINILGATVSLRSLGTFLSIVVIMLLLQALFLGTKLGLALRAVSINPRSSALSGLPVGRLLMVGWGLAAALGAIAGSLVAPQLTLTPGMMDTALVYALAAVIIGGLNSPIGAVVAAWAIGVLENLAAVYVPFIGYDLKIAVPFILIFVILILRPQGLFGRKVVVRV; encoded by the coding sequence TTGGGGACCTTCATCCAGCTCGTCGTCGACGGCCTGTCGACCGGCTCGATCTACGCGGCTCTCGCGCTCGCGATCGTGCTCGTCAACCAGTCGACCGGACTCATCAACTTCGCACAGGGCGGCCTGGCTGTGCTGTCCGCGTACATCGCGTACGTGTTCGTGCAGTGGAACGTGCCGCTCATCGTCGCGATCCTCATCGCGGTGGGGATCTCGTTCGTGATCGGCGGCATCATCGAGCGCCTCCTCATCCGGCGGTTCGAAGGCGGAGACCCCGACACCGCGGTCGTCGTCACGATCGGCCTGCTGACGCTCGTGACGGGGATCTGCGCGTTCATCTGGGGCTACAACAACCGCCAGTTCCCGTCGCTGTTCCCGCTCGGGGGCATCAACATCCTCGGCGCAACCGTCAGCCTCCGCTCGCTCGGCACCTTCCTCTCGATCGTCGTGATCATGCTCCTGCTGCAGGCGCTGTTCCTCGGCACGAAGCTCGGCCTTGCACTGCGCGCCGTCTCGATCAACCCGCGGTCCTCGGCGCTGTCGGGCCTCCCGGTCGGCCGTCTTCTCATGGTCGGGTGGGGCTTGGCGGCCGCGCTCGGCGCGATCGCCGGCTCGCTCGTGGCGCCGCAGCTGACTCTGACCCCCGGGATGATGGACACCGCGCTCGTGTACGCACTGGCGGCGGTCATCATCGGCGGTCTCAACAGCCCCATCGGCGCCGTCGTCGCCGCGTGGGCCATCGGCGTCCTCGAGAACCTCGCCGCGGTATACGTGCCGTTCATCGGCTACGACCTGAAGATCGCGGTGCCTTTCATCCTCATCTTCGTGATCCTGATCCTGCGACCGCAGGGTCTGTTCGGACGGAAAGTCGTGGTGCGAGTCTGA
- a CDS encoding branched-chain amino acid ABC transporter permease, whose protein sequence is MAAVSDLLRNRWVRLGILLVVAVLLLLAPLMLPVFWNQTLTRVGVYAVAVLGLNIIMGYTGQVSLGQIFFVGLGAYVTAWGVNNDWNIVLVFIAAFAVAGLAGLLVALAAARLGGLAIAMVTIALPIVGVPLAKRLVDFTGGSQGTSARFSSAPDWTGLDNDQWQFYIVLVIAVIAFVLARNLVRGKFGRAMAIVKENEAVATSMGISPYRYKVLAFTIASIFGGVAGFLYMVAVQYTSPETLHFGHSISLLAAMVIGGAASIVGSLLGGFYYVLVPQLTNAIDPNLTAIIQGIILLAVLFVLPGGLVSLPRVFRRFRRHREGTFTGAIPKTTPDSAPPVEAAPEGPEKTERQGQA, encoded by the coding sequence ATGGCCGCTGTGTCCGACCTCCTGCGCAACCGCTGGGTTCGCCTCGGCATCCTGCTCGTCGTGGCGGTGCTCCTGCTGCTCGCGCCGCTCATGCTGCCGGTGTTCTGGAACCAGACGCTCACGCGCGTCGGCGTCTACGCCGTCGCCGTGCTCGGCCTGAACATCATCATGGGGTACACCGGCCAGGTGTCGCTTGGCCAGATCTTCTTCGTCGGGCTCGGCGCGTACGTCACCGCGTGGGGTGTCAACAACGACTGGAACATCGTCCTCGTCTTCATCGCCGCGTTCGCCGTCGCGGGTCTCGCCGGCCTCCTCGTGGCGCTGGCCGCCGCGCGACTCGGCGGGCTCGCCATCGCGATGGTCACGATCGCGCTGCCCATCGTCGGCGTGCCCCTCGCGAAGCGCCTCGTCGACTTCACGGGCGGCTCGCAGGGGACATCCGCCCGGTTCTCCAGCGCACCCGACTGGACGGGCCTCGACAACGACCAGTGGCAGTTCTACATCGTCCTGGTCATCGCGGTCATCGCGTTCGTCCTCGCACGCAACCTCGTGCGCGGCAAGTTCGGCCGCGCGATGGCGATCGTCAAGGAGAACGAGGCCGTCGCGACGTCGATGGGCATCTCGCCGTACCGCTACAAGGTGCTCGCCTTCACGATCGCGTCGATCTTCGGCGGCGTCGCGGGCTTCCTCTACATGGTCGCCGTGCAGTACACCTCGCCCGAGACTCTCCACTTCGGGCACTCGATCAGCCTCCTCGCCGCCATGGTCATCGGCGGCGCGGCGAGCATCGTCGGATCGCTGCTCGGCGGGTTCTACTACGTGCTCGTCCCGCAGCTGACGAACGCCATCGACCCGAACCTCACCGCGATCATCCAGGGCATCATCCTGCTCGCGGTGCTGTTCGTGCTGCCCGGTGGCCTGGTGAGCCTGCCCCGCGTCTTCCGCCGTTTCCGGCGGCACCGCGAGGGCACCTTCACCGGTGCGATCCCCAAGACCACTCCGGACTCCGCTCCCCCTGTGGAAGCGGCGCCGGAGGGACCCGAGAAGACAGAGAGGCAAGGTCAGGCATGA
- a CDS encoding ABC transporter substrate-binding protein, which translates to MRKTQKGVVGIVAMASVVALALTGCARGGDGGGGDGDGGGEAAASPGITDTSLTFGISSPLTGPTAGPGNCTVDGALAYFGVKNADGGIEFGDGKTRTIEITSYDDTYDPQKALANFQQMVADDVFAAGIGLGTPTNRAWREAAIDEEFPQVLVMSGDPIFSDRAESPFQLGFVPIYQQEGEAFGNLLASSADEHKVAILYQNDDYGQGYVEGFKSAIEGADNIEVVEELTYEATDTSVDAQITELAASGADVFFNAMSITPLVISSLQKAQQIGWLPSWFLPSNTSSPTAILEPGGGAAFPGIYTVAFSGAAASPAFQESEEGQAFMEALGEYTNQDGVPAFPHCVWSWIAASVLEQAFMKMEEPTREAFLEALLSIDGFNAPFMLEGSTINTTADGLPAVADVLVQKYNGRGYETAQSFE; encoded by the coding sequence ATGCGCAAGACTCAGAAGGGCGTCGTCGGCATCGTCGCGATGGCGTCGGTCGTCGCGCTGGCCCTCACCGGCTGCGCACGCGGCGGCGACGGCGGTGGCGGTGACGGCGACGGCGGCGGCGAGGCGGCCGCCAGCCCCGGCATCACCGACACGTCGCTGACGTTCGGCATCTCGAGCCCCCTCACGGGCCCGACCGCCGGCCCCGGCAACTGCACCGTCGACGGCGCGCTCGCCTACTTCGGCGTCAAGAACGCCGATGGCGGCATCGAGTTCGGCGACGGCAAGACCCGCACGATCGAGATCACCTCGTACGACGACACGTACGACCCGCAGAAGGCGCTCGCGAACTTCCAGCAGATGGTGGCCGACGACGTGTTCGCCGCCGGCATCGGCCTCGGCACGCCGACCAACCGCGCGTGGCGCGAGGCGGCGATCGACGAGGAGTTCCCGCAGGTGCTCGTGATGTCGGGTGACCCGATCTTCAGTGACCGCGCGGAGAGCCCCTTCCAGCTCGGCTTCGTGCCGATCTACCAGCAGGAGGGTGAGGCGTTCGGCAACCTGCTCGCCTCCTCGGCCGACGAGCACAAGGTCGCGATCCTCTACCAGAACGACGACTATGGCCAGGGCTACGTCGAGGGCTTCAAGTCGGCCATCGAGGGAGCCGACAACATCGAGGTCGTCGAGGAGCTGACCTACGAAGCGACCGACACGAGCGTCGACGCGCAGATCACCGAACTGGCCGCGAGCGGCGCAGACGTGTTCTTCAACGCGATGTCGATCACGCCGCTCGTGATCTCGTCGCTGCAGAAGGCGCAGCAGATCGGCTGGCTGCCCAGCTGGTTCCTGCCCTCCAACACCTCCAGCCCGACCGCGATCCTCGAGCCCGGCGGCGGTGCCGCGTTCCCGGGCATCTACACGGTCGCCTTCTCGGGTGCCGCGGCGAGCCCGGCGTTCCAGGAGAGCGAAGAGGGCCAGGCGTTCATGGAGGCGCTCGGCGAGTACACGAACCAGGACGGCGTCCCCGCCTTCCCGCACTGCGTGTGGAGCTGGATCGCGGCCTCGGTGCTCGAGCAGGCCTTCATGAAGATGGAGGAGCCGACGCGAGAGGCGTTCCTCGAGGCGCTGCTGAGCATCGACGGCTTCAACGCGCCGTTCATGCTCGAGGGCTCGACCATCAACACGACAGCCGACGGCCTGCCCGCCGTCGCCGACGTGCTGGTGCAGAAGTACAACGGCCGCGGTTACGAAACGGCGCAGAGCTTCGAGTGA